A window of Edaphobacter lichenicola contains these coding sequences:
- a CDS encoding acyl-CoA mutase large subunit family protein, whose product MKQADLKQPETSSGIPVELVYRAGDLAGDDAAYTVGEPGEYPFTRGIQPTMYRGRLWTMRQYAGMGDAEESNKRYKFLLDHGTKGLSVAFDLPTQIGYDSDSPLALGEVGKVGVAIDSLEDMQRLFDGIALDTISTSMTINATASILLALYVAVAKRTGAKVKGLNGTIQNDILKEYIARGTYIYPVTHAMRLVTDIFAWAADEVPEWNTISISGYHMREAGCTAVQEVAFTLADGMTYVQAAIDAGLNVDAFAPRLSFFFNSHNNLLEEVAKFRAARRMWARIMREHFGAKKERSWMLRFHTQTAGSTLTAQQPENNIARTTLQALAAVLGGTQSLHTNGFDEALSLPTENAARIALRTQQILAHESGVAQTVDPLAGSFYVESLTNEIERRAEEYLATIARFDLGGKYGMLRAIDQGYVQREIQNAAYGYQRAVDAKDAIVVGVNEFASDQEVAVPIQRIDEALEGRQVERVRAMRLRRDAGAHAGALRRVEDAARGGSNLMPQILNAVESYATVGEIADVMRKVFGEYRESVTV is encoded by the coding sequence TTGAAGCAGGCGGACTTGAAGCAGCCGGAGACGAGCTCCGGGATTCCGGTGGAGCTGGTGTATCGGGCTGGGGATCTTGCGGGCGACGACGCGGCTTATACGGTGGGCGAGCCGGGGGAGTATCCGTTTACGCGGGGGATTCAGCCGACGATGTATCGCGGGCGGCTGTGGACGATGCGGCAGTATGCGGGGATGGGGGATGCCGAGGAGTCGAATAAACGGTACAAGTTTCTGCTCGACCATGGGACGAAGGGGCTGAGCGTGGCGTTCGATCTGCCGACGCAGATTGGGTACGACTCGGATTCGCCGCTGGCGCTGGGTGAGGTGGGGAAGGTTGGGGTGGCGATTGATTCGCTCGAGGATATGCAGCGGTTGTTCGATGGGATTGCGCTGGATACGATCTCGACTTCGATGACGATCAATGCAACGGCCTCTATTCTGCTGGCGCTGTATGTTGCGGTGGCGAAGCGGACCGGGGCGAAGGTCAAAGGGCTGAACGGGACGATTCAGAACGATATTTTGAAGGAGTACATTGCGCGGGGGACGTATATCTATCCGGTGACGCATGCGATGCGGCTGGTGACGGACATCTTTGCGTGGGCGGCCGACGAGGTGCCGGAGTGGAATACGATCTCGATCTCTGGCTACCACATGCGCGAGGCTGGGTGCACGGCGGTGCAGGAGGTGGCGTTTACGCTGGCCGATGGCATGACGTATGTTCAGGCGGCGATTGATGCGGGGTTGAACGTGGATGCGTTTGCGCCGCGGCTGAGTTTCTTCTTCAACTCGCATAACAATCTGCTGGAGGAGGTAGCGAAGTTTCGTGCGGCGCGCAGGATGTGGGCGCGGATTATGCGGGAGCACTTTGGCGCGAAGAAGGAGCGGAGCTGGATGCTGCGGTTTCATACGCAGACGGCGGGGTCGACGCTGACGGCGCAGCAGCCGGAGAACAATATCGCTCGCACGACGCTGCAGGCGCTGGCGGCGGTGCTGGGGGGAACGCAGAGTCTGCATACGAATGGGTTCGATGAGGCTCTGTCGCTGCCGACGGAGAATGCGGCGCGGATTGCTCTGCGGACGCAGCAGATATTGGCGCATGAGAGCGGGGTGGCGCAGACGGTGGATCCGCTGGCGGGGTCGTTTTATGTGGAGTCGCTGACCAATGAGATTGAGCGGCGGGCGGAGGAGTACCTGGCTACGATTGCGCGGTTTGATCTGGGCGGCAAGTACGGGATGCTGCGGGCGATCGATCAGGGATATGTGCAGCGGGAGATACAAAATGCGGCTTATGGGTATCAGCGGGCGGTGGATGCGAAGGATGCGATTGTGGTTGGGGTGAATGAGTTCGCGAGTGACCAGGAAGTAGCGGTGCCGATTCAGCGGATCGATGAGGCGCTGGAGGGGCGGCAGGTGGAGCGGGTTCGGGCGATGCGTCTGCGGCGGGATGCAGGGGCGCATGCCGGGGCGCTGCGACGGGTGGAGGATGCGGCGCGGGGTGGGAGCAATCTGATGCCGCAGATACTCAACGCGGTGGAGAGCTATGCGACGGTGGGCGAGATTGCGGATGTGATGCGGAAGGTGTTTGGCGAGTATCGGGAGTCGGTGACGGTTTAG
- the gcvT gene encoding glycine cleavage system aminomethyltransferase GcvT codes for MAETMTPLRKTALNAVHRAAKSKMVDFGGWDMPVDCCGLIAEHMAVRTAVGVFDVSHMGDIQLRGPGSLAAVQHLCMNDASKLAVGQAHYSAMLHPNGTFVDDVIVHKLSDNDYLIVINAGTREKDVQWVRQTIGHMPGVHVNDFSDYYTQLAIQGPRAAQTLQKLTSTDLSTIKNYWFTWGQVCGLHNVMIARTGYTGEDGFEIYIPSDEPTSARVWGEVLAAGAEFGILACGLGARNTLRLEAGMALYGHEISDTINVLEAGLGRYAKLEKPEFVGRAALVAIEAAGGPGRKLVGLEMMERGIGRDGYTVFSVEGKRLGEITSGSPSPFLKKNIAMAYVPVEYAVVDTVVSVEIRGQMVKAKVVPLPFYKRAKKTA; via the coding sequence ATGGCAGAGACAATGACACCACTTCGCAAGACGGCACTGAACGCGGTGCACCGGGCGGCTAAGTCCAAGATGGTCGACTTCGGCGGATGGGATATGCCGGTGGATTGTTGCGGGTTGATTGCGGAGCATATGGCGGTGCGGACGGCGGTGGGTGTGTTCGACGTGTCGCATATGGGCGATATTCAGCTGCGTGGGCCGGGGTCGCTGGCGGCGGTGCAGCATCTTTGCATGAACGATGCTTCGAAGCTGGCGGTGGGGCAGGCGCACTACTCGGCGATGCTGCATCCGAATGGCACGTTTGTGGATGACGTGATCGTGCACAAGCTTTCGGACAATGACTATTTGATTGTCATCAATGCGGGCACGCGTGAGAAGGACGTGCAGTGGGTGCGGCAGACGATCGGGCATATGCCGGGCGTGCATGTGAACGACTTCAGCGACTACTACACGCAGCTTGCGATTCAGGGGCCGCGGGCAGCGCAGACGCTGCAGAAGCTGACCTCGACGGATTTGAGCACGATCAAGAACTACTGGTTTACGTGGGGTCAGGTGTGTGGACTGCACAATGTGATGATCGCTCGGACGGGATATACGGGCGAGGATGGGTTTGAGATTTATATTCCGTCGGATGAGCCGACGAGCGCGCGGGTGTGGGGCGAGGTGCTTGCGGCGGGCGCGGAGTTCGGAATTCTGGCGTGTGGGCTGGGGGCGCGAAATACGCTGCGGCTCGAGGCTGGGATGGCGCTCTATGGACATGAGATCTCGGACACGATCAATGTGCTGGAGGCTGGGCTGGGGCGATATGCGAAGCTCGAGAAGCCGGAGTTTGTGGGGCGCGCAGCGTTGGTGGCGATAGAGGCCGCGGGTGGGCCGGGGCGCAAGCTGGTGGGGCTCGAGATGATGGAGCGCGGGATTGGGCGGGATGGATATACGGTTTTTTCGGTTGAAGGAAAGCGGCTTGGCGAGATTACCAGCGGTTCGCCGTCGCCGTTTTTGAAGAAGAATATTGCGATGGCTTATGTGCCTGTGGAGTACGCCGTGGTTGATACCGTTGTTTCCGTAGAGATCCGCGGCCAGATGGTGAAGGCCAAGGTGGTTCCGCTTCCCTTCTACAAACGGGCGAAGAAAACTGCTTAG
- a CDS encoding VOC family protein, with translation MGATDSMGVKEKMTSIGKPVPELPVADVERAQQHYRDALGFEIGWLEPDKGIGAVSRGDMGPIFFRTRKAPFEAAVHWVFAEDIDAAYEELKSLGANIVDPLEKKPWGLRQFTVMDLDGNLFYFHHD, from the coding sequence ATGGGCGCAACAGACTCTATGGGCGTCAAAGAGAAGATGACCTCGATTGGCAAGCCAGTGCCGGAGTTGCCGGTCGCTGATGTTGAACGTGCACAACAGCACTACAGAGATGCACTGGGCTTTGAGATTGGATGGCTTGAACCGGACAAAGGGATTGGGGCAGTGTCACGCGGTGATATGGGACCGATATTTTTTCGGACGAGGAAGGCGCCGTTCGAAGCGGCCGTTCACTGGGTGTTTGCTGAAGATATCGATGCGGCGTATGAGGAACTGAAGTCGCTAGGTGCGAACATCGTCGATCCTCTAGAAAAAAAGCCCTGGGGACTGCGACAGTTCACCGTGATGGATCTGGACGGGAACCTCTTCTACTTCCACCATGACTAA
- the gcvH gene encoding glycine cleavage system protein GcvH, whose protein sequence is MAYPADYRYTKEHEWIKVDGNIGTVGITDYAQNSLGDIVFVDLPKVGDTIEAAKSFGSVESVKAVSDLFAPVSGKVTAINEELKDAPEKINTDANTTWLLKVELADAKQVDGLLTAADYEKFTSEETGH, encoded by the coding sequence ATGGCTTACCCTGCGGATTATCGCTACACGAAGGAACACGAGTGGATAAAAGTCGATGGCAACATTGGAACCGTCGGCATCACGGACTACGCGCAGAACTCGCTGGGCGACATTGTGTTTGTCGACCTGCCGAAGGTGGGCGATACGATTGAGGCGGCAAAGAGCTTCGGTTCGGTGGAGTCGGTGAAGGCGGTGTCGGATCTGTTTGCGCCGGTGTCGGGCAAGGTGACGGCGATCAATGAAGAGTTGAAGGACGCTCCGGAGAAGATCAACACGGATGCGAATACGACCTGGCTGTTGAAGGTTGAGCTCGCGGATGCGAAGCAGGTCGATGGGCTTTTGACCGCGGCTGATTACGAGAAATTTACCAGCGAAGAGACCGGACACTAA
- a CDS encoding carotenoid biosynthesis protein, producing the protein MLRDDEGERRTGTLLALLLVLYIVARILQLYADRFPTLLIVVLHVLPPAVFALLHGKITYRWRGIVVFAGLSLGIATLLESVSLRTGLPFGHYYFTDVMGPKLIQLPVLLALAYVGMGYLSWVVGLLLVGHYDEPLNGRRMIFLPLVASFVMAAWDLSMDPVWSNLYRAWVWKDGGSFFGVPVSNFLGWYLTVYLFYQAFALYLRGRPVAPLPLKHWRLPVLFYGASAAGNVLLAIPSATPAVVTDASGRQWRSADILHSCVLVSIFVMGAFALTAWTRLSLSARDSV; encoded by the coding sequence ATGTTGAGAGACGATGAGGGAGAGAGACGAACAGGCACCCTACTCGCTCTGCTGCTGGTTTTGTATATCGTGGCGCGGATTCTTCAGCTCTATGCAGATAGATTCCCAACTCTTTTGATCGTCGTGCTTCATGTGCTTCCGCCGGCGGTCTTCGCCCTGCTCCACGGAAAGATCACCTACCGATGGCGTGGCATCGTTGTCTTCGCGGGGCTCAGCCTGGGCATCGCAACACTGCTGGAGAGCGTGAGTCTTCGAACCGGTCTTCCCTTTGGACACTACTACTTCACCGACGTGATGGGGCCGAAGCTCATTCAGCTCCCGGTATTGCTGGCGCTTGCCTATGTCGGGATGGGGTACTTGTCGTGGGTTGTGGGCCTGCTGCTCGTAGGCCACTACGACGAACCCCTGAACGGCAGGCGGATGATCTTTCTGCCACTGGTTGCGAGCTTCGTCATGGCGGCGTGGGATCTTTCGATGGATCCAGTCTGGTCGAACCTCTATCGCGCCTGGGTGTGGAAGGACGGAGGCTCCTTCTTCGGTGTGCCGGTGAGCAATTTTCTCGGGTGGTATCTCACGGTCTACCTCTTTTATCAGGCATTTGCGCTCTATCTGCGGGGTCGGCCGGTTGCACCTCTGCCACTGAAACACTGGCGTCTTCCAGTTCTTTTTTATGGAGCGTCGGCCGCCGGAAATGTCCTCCTTGCCATTCCGTCAGCGACGCCGGCGGTTGTCACGGATGCTTCGGGGAGGCAGTGGAGGAGCGCAGACATCCTCCATTCGTGTGTTCTCGTTTCGATCTTCGTGATGGGAGCCTTTGCTCTGACTGCCTGGACCAGACTCTCCCTTTCCGCTCGCGATTCCGTGTGA
- the gcvPA gene encoding aminomethyl-transferring glycine dehydrogenase subunit GcvPA yields the protein MRYLPKSPVDREEMLAEIGVASIDDLFSTIPAEFQLKRDLKIPRQHGESEILDRFREFAENNAVGYSSFLGAGVYRHYRPVIIDSLVQRGEFLTSYTPYQPEISQGTLQAMFEFQTMICELTGMEIANASMYDGSTGAAEAIMMAVRVTGRDGAVIARTVHPEYREVIATYAQHQEIPTVEVGYSSNGRVDLAALDAAITKDTACVLIQSPNFFGTIDDVAAIAEIAHAKGALLIVSIAEAVSLGIVRPPAEADIVSLEAQSYGVAVGYGGPYCGVIACKEKFLRQMPGRLIGETKDKDGKRGFVLTLSTREQHIRREKATSNICTNQALVAMMTTIFLSVYGKQGMKELAEQNLAKAAYLESVLRATAGAKVLFDGAPRFHEFVLELPKSADETNAALLGDKIIGGLPLAKWYPELGPNATLWCATELTTRKQMDAVAAALAGKKA from the coding sequence ATGCGTTATCTACCGAAGTCCCCCGTGGATCGTGAGGAGATGCTTGCCGAGATTGGCGTGGCGTCGATCGACGATCTGTTTTCTACGATTCCAGCAGAGTTTCAACTGAAGCGCGATCTGAAGATTCCACGGCAGCATGGGGAGTCGGAGATTCTGGATCGCTTTCGCGAGTTTGCGGAGAATAATGCGGTTGGTTATTCGAGCTTTCTGGGCGCGGGAGTTTATCGGCACTATCGGCCGGTGATTATCGACTCGCTGGTGCAGCGTGGTGAGTTTCTGACGAGCTACACGCCGTATCAGCCAGAGATCTCGCAGGGAACGCTGCAGGCGATGTTCGAGTTCCAGACGATGATCTGCGAGCTGACGGGGATGGAGATTGCGAACGCGTCGATGTATGACGGTTCGACCGGCGCGGCAGAGGCGATCATGATGGCGGTGCGCGTGACCGGGCGTGATGGCGCGGTGATTGCGCGGACGGTGCATCCGGAGTATCGCGAGGTGATTGCGACGTATGCGCAGCATCAGGAGATTCCTACGGTTGAAGTTGGCTATTCGTCGAATGGGCGCGTGGATCTTGCGGCGTTGGATGCGGCGATCACGAAGGACACGGCTTGCGTGCTGATTCAGTCGCCGAACTTCTTCGGGACGATTGACGATGTTGCGGCGATTGCGGAGATTGCTCATGCGAAGGGTGCGTTGCTGATCGTTTCGATTGCGGAGGCGGTGTCGCTGGGGATTGTGCGTCCGCCGGCGGAGGCGGATATTGTGTCGCTGGAGGCGCAGTCGTATGGCGTGGCGGTGGGATACGGTGGGCCTTACTGCGGCGTGATTGCGTGCAAGGAGAAGTTTCTGCGGCAGATGCCGGGAAGGCTGATCGGCGAGACGAAGGATAAGGATGGCAAGCGCGGGTTTGTGCTGACGCTGTCGACTCGCGAGCAGCATATTCGGCGGGAGAAGGCGACTTCGAACATCTGTACGAATCAGGCGCTGGTTGCGATGATGACGACAATCTTCCTGAGCGTGTACGGCAAGCAGGGGATGAAGGAGCTGGCAGAGCAGAATCTGGCGAAGGCGGCTTATCTCGAGAGCGTGCTTAGAGCTACTGCTGGCGCGAAGGTTTTGTTTGATGGTGCGCCGCGGTTTCATGAGTTTGTGCTGGAGCTGCCGAAGAGTGCTGATGAGACGAACGCTGCGCTGCTTGGAGACAAGATCATCGGTGGTCTGCCGCTGGCGAAGTGGTATCCGGAGCTTGGGCCGAATGCTACTTTGTGGTGTGCGACGGAGTTGACGACGCGGAAGCAGATGGATGCGGTTGCAGCAGCGCTTGCAGGCAAGAAGGCTTAG
- a CDS encoding SDR family NAD(P)-dependent oxidoreductase, whose amino-acid sequence MKIAIVTGAAQGIGRRTAEVLAAAGYGLLLMDLQACAATVDAVKKIGVEVEEVLGDISNETVVVRAVELVRSRWGRADVLVNNAGISFIAPAETVEGRAFRRVLEVNLLAPFLLAKAFGTMMLEQRSGSIVNVASIAGLVGIGDRSAYNASKHGLIGLTRTLAAEWGGRGVRCNAVCPGWVKTEMDVADQAGGGYDDADIEGANPMGRFATPEDIARAILFLAEPAQSGFINGQALAVDGGWTVDGSWQSLRMRKR is encoded by the coding sequence ATGAAGATTGCGATTGTTACCGGGGCGGCGCAGGGGATTGGGCGGCGTACGGCGGAGGTTTTGGCGGCGGCGGGGTATGGGTTGCTGCTGATGGATCTGCAGGCCTGCGCGGCGACCGTGGATGCGGTGAAAAAGATCGGCGTGGAAGTGGAGGAGGTGCTGGGGGACATCTCGAATGAGACGGTGGTGGTGCGGGCGGTGGAGTTGGTGCGCTCGCGGTGGGGACGGGCGGATGTGCTGGTGAACAATGCAGGCATCAGCTTTATCGCTCCGGCAGAGACGGTGGAGGGGAGAGCGTTTCGACGGGTGCTGGAGGTGAATCTGCTGGCTCCATTTTTGCTAGCTAAGGCGTTTGGCACGATGATGCTGGAGCAGAGGAGCGGGAGCATCGTGAATGTGGCTTCGATCGCGGGACTGGTGGGGATTGGAGATCGGTCGGCGTATAACGCGTCGAAGCATGGGTTGATTGGGCTGACGCGGACGCTGGCGGCGGAGTGGGGCGGGCGCGGGGTTCGGTGCAACGCGGTGTGTCCTGGGTGGGTGAAGACGGAGATGGATGTCGCGGACCAGGCTGGCGGGGGTTATGACGATGCCGATATCGAAGGTGCGAATCCGATGGGGAGGTTTGCAACGCCGGAGGATATTGCGCGGGCAATTCTGTTTCTGGCGGAGCCGGCGCAGAGTGGATTTATCAATGGGCAGGCGCTGGCGGTGGATGGCGGCTGGACTGTGGATGGAAGCTGGCAGAGTCTGCGGATGCGAAAGAGGTAG
- the rplU gene encoding 50S ribosomal protein L21: MYAVIRTGGKQYLVSPGEKLKIETTAHENGNIEFSDVLAISGEAGKFESDLTGAKVLASVVGEGRGEKILVFKLKRKKQYKKMQGHRQNFVEVKINEILVNGKSFKEA, from the coding sequence ATGTACGCAGTCATCCGCACCGGCGGCAAACAGTATCTGGTCTCCCCTGGCGAAAAGTTGAAGATTGAAACCACCGCCCACGAGAACGGCAACATCGAGTTCTCCGACGTCCTCGCCATCAGCGGCGAAGCCGGCAAGTTCGAGTCCGACCTCACCGGCGCCAAGGTTCTCGCCTCCGTCGTCGGAGAAGGCCGCGGCGAAAAGATCCTCGTCTTCAAGCTCAAGCGCAAGAAGCAGTACAAGAAGATGCAGGGCCACCGCCAGAACTTCGTCGAGGTCAAGATCAACGAGATCCTCGTCAACGGCAAGAGCTTCAAGGAAGCATAA
- the rpmA gene encoding 50S ribosomal protein L27, whose protein sequence is MAHKKGLGSSKNGRDSNAQRLGVKVFGGQTILGGGIIVRQRGTPLKPGANVGRGKDDTLFAKVDGIVRFQDKGQHGRFVNVDPAELTSVPV, encoded by the coding sequence ATGGCACATAAAAAAGGTTTAGGTTCTTCCAAAAACGGCCGCGACTCAAACGCCCAGCGGCTCGGAGTCAAGGTATTCGGCGGTCAGACGATCCTCGGCGGCGGCATCATCGTCCGTCAGCGTGGAACCCCGCTCAAGCCCGGCGCCAACGTCGGTCGCGGCAAAGACGACACCCTCTTCGCCAAGGTCGACGGCATCGTCCGCTTCCAGGACAAGGGCCAGCACGGCCGCTTCGTCAACGTCGACCCAGCCGAGCTTACTTCCGTTCCTGTCTAG
- a CDS encoding RNA polymerase sigma factor — protein sequence MQTRTEAKEPATPEQTLLVLLAQTGDRAALEQLLRDTYAPLRRYVTRLVGAALADDILQETSLQIFRKLRFLREPAVFRPWTFRIASRIAFSHLKRARRWQPLDEAPPEHLTTLNLNLGEPPDEAFLTLLDQVSPASRAVLLLHYQHDLSLEESAAILEIPIGTAKSRLHYGVTTLRKYLTSERKPA from the coding sequence ATGCAGACCCGAACTGAGGCGAAGGAGCCTGCGACCCCCGAGCAAACGCTCCTTGTCCTTCTGGCGCAAACCGGGGACCGGGCCGCACTGGAACAACTTCTCCGTGATACCTATGCGCCGTTGCGCCGCTACGTCACCCGTCTCGTCGGCGCCGCCCTGGCCGACGACATCCTCCAAGAGACTTCGCTCCAGATCTTCCGCAAGCTCCGGTTCCTGCGCGAGCCCGCCGTCTTCCGCCCCTGGACCTTCCGGATCGCCTCGCGTATTGCCTTCTCTCATCTCAAACGCGCCCGCCGCTGGCAGCCGCTTGACGAGGCACCGCCTGAACATCTCACGACCCTCAACCTCAATCTCGGGGAGCCACCAGACGAGGCTTTCCTGACCCTCCTCGACCAGGTCTCGCCCGCCAGCCGCGCCGTCCTCCTGCTCCACTACCAGCACGACCTCTCACTCGAAGAAAGTGCAGCCATCCTGGAGATTCCGATCGGCACCGCCAAGTCGCGCCTGCATTACGGAGTCACCACCCTTCGCAAATACCTCACCTCCGAAAGGAAACCAGCATGA